Part of the Aquarana catesbeiana isolate 2022-GZ linkage group LG12, ASM4218655v1, whole genome shotgun sequence genome, GTACTGGGTCGTCAGCACGGGGAAAGCCCTAAATGTAAGTGCCGGTACAGTGTCCAGCCACGGTGTATTTCAGCCTGTTATAAATTATGATAGGCTGATGGCAGCAAAGCTGGCCGATGCAGCTGTACCTCCCAGGAGGCCCAAAGAAGAACAGGATTTGATACTGATAGGCCCAATCATCCATGTGCATGTAGCCTTACCCAGAATGGGAAAATTGTTAGAGTCCCTTGACAGCCAACCATCTGACCCATCTATACTCATCTTGGCTGCTCAAGCCAAAACACTGTCTCTTGGGAGAAGGTCCCATGCTCCACAATACCTGAAAGCACCACTTATGATGGTGCTTCAGTTGGGCAATGGAGCAGTTGGGCAGTGCAGAGAAAGAGAGTATAAGTGGGTTTGgaagacaaaggggttgatttactaaagagaaatagcactttgcaagtgcagttactccagttatatgcttagtaaatgaggcaaggcttcactttgcaaggaatacccaatcacgtgcaaggaaaataaaaaaaaaatattttttcctgcacatgattggatgatggatgtcaccagagtttctgctcatttgctaaactctggagcaactgctcttcaagggtgcaactgcactttgcaaagtgcacagtcttttccctttagtaaatcaaccccatggtgttatAGTTTCTTGATGGCCCACTGTCTGACTCTTTTTTTACTCAACTTGGCTGTTCAGGCCTGGGCACTGCATCCTAGGAGAAGGTCCCATGTTCCACCATTCTCAGAAGAACCAGGTATGATGGACCTTCAACAGAGCAATGAAGCAGTAGATCAGTGTGATGAAGGAGAGAGTGGGTTGGGGAGGCATGACAAAGTCTCTTGATAGCCCACCCCCATCAAAGTCTCTTGATAGCAAAAACGTGTCAGCCCCCATTTTAACTCACTGTCATGTAATTAATAAAGCATCTGCAAGGATTTTCTGATTTGCCGGATCTATCATTTGTTTGATGATGGTGCTTCAACTGAACAATAGAGCAAAAGGGCATTGTGATGAAGAAGAGAATAAGTGGGTTGGGGAGGTAAAATGACAATCTCTTTATAGCCCATATACTCACTTTGGCTGCTCAGACCCTAACACTGTCTCCTGGGAGAAGGTCTGAGGCTCCACAACTTATGGTGCTGCTTCAGTTGAGCAATGGAGCAGTGGGTCAGTGCAGAGAAGGAGACAAAGTCTCATGATGGTCCACCGCCTGACTCATTTAAACTTATCTTGGCTATTTTGGTCTGGGTACTGCATCCTGGGAGAAGATCCCATGCTCCACCATGGTCTCCAACCAGGTATGATGGAGCTTCAACTGAGAAATGAAGCAGCAGGGCAGTGTTATGGAGAGAATAAGTGGATTGACCCATTTATACACATCTTGGCTGCTTAAACCTGAGCACTGCATCCTGGGAGAAGGTCTCGTGCTCCACCATGCCCAGAAGAACCAGGTATGATGGTGCTTCAACTGAGCAATGAAGCAGTAGGTCAGTGTGATGAAGGAGAAAATCATTGGGTTGGAGAGGCAAAATGACAAagtctgttgatagcccaccctctgacCCATTTATACTCACTTTGTCTGCTCAGACCCAAACACTGTCTCCTGGGAGAAGGTCTCAATCTCCACAACTTATGATGGTACTTCAGTTGAGCAATGGAGTAGTGGGTCAGTGCAGAGAAGGAGGGTATCAGTGGGTTTGGGAGGCAAAGTGACAGTCTCCTTTTTTAAGCTTTAGTCTTACCTCGCCGTAACCATATGGCCTCTGTTGCTGGGCTGAGGATGCTGTCTGGGGTGTCCGGTAGCTGGAGTATGGCTGGCTCTGGCCTTGCTGGTAGGTGGAATACTGTGAGGAAGAGCCTTGTGCTGGAACTGGGAAGAAGAACATATGTTGAATTTTATATAAAATGTGCAGCACAGTGTATACTGTTTACTCCCTTTTTCTCATAAGTCTTATTCTCACCTGTACCTGATCCAGCAATGCAGGCGCATGGAGTGTACTTCACATTAGCGAGCTTAGCTCAGGAAATTTTGACAGACTCCATGGCTATGTGGGCGATATCTTGCTGGATTGGGTCAGGTGAACCTAGGACTTAgtagaagggggtactgtcagtgcAAGTACATGTTAAAGCTCAGGATCCCTGTAAACAAATGGGAAGGCAGAAGAAAAGAAAGGGTACAGTGTAAAGTGGTATCAGAACCAGATTTTTGCTACCAGCAGCTTTGGATTTTAAGCACCAAGTGTTTTTCTTCACATTGACTAAATGCTCCGCAGGTGATCCAGATCTGGAGCACCAGAGAATCTCCCTTTTACAGTGATCCAGATCTGGAGCACCAGAGAATCTCCCTTTTACAGTGATCCAGATCTGGAGCACCAGAGAATCTCCCTTTTACAGTGATCCAGATCTGGAGCACCAGAGAATCTCCCTTTTACAGTGATCCAGATCTGGAGCACCAGAGGATCTCCCTTTTACAGTGATCCAGATCTGGAGCACCAGAGAATCTCCCTTTTACAGTGATCCAGATCTGGAGCACCAGAGAATCCCCACATGCCACGGCCATAGAAAATACTAAACAGCGTGTCACATTTTATGGGCGATGCCGCCACCAAAAACGACTAATACAAGTCTATGGGGCCACGCCACCACCTTGTGCAATGCATGCGATAGtgtggcatttacagggttaaatccgtgatccaaacccccccccctacaGAGGGCACCCTAAAAAAGTGCCACATTTTGAATTTCTGCTAGGCCTAAGGGAcctttaaaaaatgtgaaaaccccaAGCAAACTCTGGAAAAACATACAAGCTCTATGCAGACAGTGTCCCTGGTGGGAAATGCTCACAAAGACCCAAGTGCTGTAAAGAAACATTGTCGCTCAATTAGCTACTGTGCTTCCCATTACATAAATATAAATACTAAACAGCATTTTGTGCCACGGCTTTATACAACAGTGTTCTTCTCACCGTATCCTTGCTGCTGCTGCCCCGCATAGTTCTGCTGATTGGAGTACTGCTGCTGCTGGGAGTACGCCTGTTGCTGCCCCGCTCCCTGCTGATATCCGCTCTGCTGCTGGCTGTACTGGGTGGTTCCTCCTGCACAGAAAAAAGTTATTACTGAGTGCGGGACTTGCACAACTTCATTTATTGTATACCATTCTTTGCTTTCAAGAAATGGTTTACTACTTGAGCTTAATGAAGGGACTAGCCCCAGGCAATTCTTTGTTTTGGGTATAGTAGGAAAGAGTTAACATTTCCATCTGTGACCCTATTGGGaagattttaaccacttacggaccgcccgttaTTATATGGCGGCTGTTTGACGTTGAATACTGGGATTAtggtagcagatagctgccataactctggtattttctggcgggcggtcctctttcagataaaagtggtctccacggcggaatcgccacaagatcactttaatcggtggcgggagaggtgctgTGGTCTCCACTGCTTACCTGTAACGGTGGAGACGATCGGGTTCTTTCTGAAGCTTGGAGTAGAGTAAGGGAAAGATGGCACTCGGCTCCATactattggatgatggaagcgacgtcaaaagggGAGTCTTAAAggggaatacttttttttttttctttgcttttaagtgtaaatatgagatccgaggtctttttgactccagatctcactttaaagaggtcctgtcatgctttttttttctattacaagcgatgtttacattccttgtaataggaataaaagtgacccaaatttttttttttttttaaaaaagactgtaaaaataaaaaataaaaaaaggtaaaataaataagaaaagaaaatatatattttttaaagcgccccgtcctgccgagctcgcacgcagaagcgaacgcatatgtaaatcacgcccacatatgaaaacggtgttcaaaccacacatgtgaggcatcgccacaATCGTaagagcgacagcaataattctagctcaagaACTCCTTTGTAatttaaaactggtaacctgtagaaatgtttaaatatcgcctattgagatttttaagggtcaaagtttgtcactattccacgagcgggcgcaagtttgaagcgtgacatgttaggtatcaatttactcggtgtaacattatctttcacaatgtagaaaaaaattaggctaactttactgttgccttattttttaattcaaaaaggtgtattttttttttttttaaattgcgcttgtaagaccgctgcgcaaatacggtgtgacagtaagtattgcaacgaccgccattttattctctagggtgtctgaaatatatatgtttatttaatgttctaagtaattttctagcaagaaaaaaaaaataattttaacttgacaacaagtttgaaaaataggcccagtccttaagtcaCTTATTGTCTTTGGGACACCTGTACAGAaatatgtgggggaggggtggggagatttaccatcacttcctgCTCAGACAGAACGTCTTGCTTTTTCTAAAGCACAGTAAATACGtttggctggagttaggctttaggaTTACCAAGATTGTCTTGCCCACTCTttttcccttatgccgcgtacacacgatcggactttacggcatacttggtccggcgtaccggatttcgtcaaacaattcgatcgtgtgtgggctccagcggactttgttttctcaaaagtttgatggacttatatttgaaacctgtttcaaatctgtccgacggacccgagtccggtagaaaagtccgctcgtctatatgctagtccaatggacaaaaaccgacgctagggcagctattggctactggctatcaacttccttgttttagtccggtcgtacgtcatcacgtacgaatccgttggactttggttgattgtgtgtaggcaagtccgttcatttggaaagtccgtcgtaaagtacgtcggacaaagtctgccgtaaagtccgctcatgtgtatgcagcattacactCACCATCTACACTCCGTAAATCTTTGGTTCATCCAACCAGTGTACACATAGCAATACTGCTGGTGGCAACTTACCAGCATTAGGATCGCTAGAAACCACTTAGTTCTATAGTGTCGGAGCACCGTAGAAATAGGGAAGTGTCCTTGTCAGCAATCATGATGCTGGCGAGTTAATGCCAATGACAGGACCGCTAGTCTGGAATGGCCCTTACTATCAGGCTGAATATTATTTACAATTGTATAATCAGCCTGGCCCCACCACTTTATAATGCAAAAGCCCTAGCAAAACACAATGCACAACAAGGTGGGTTATGATTGTAATGGTCATGTGCAgaccaaacaaaaaaaattggtaaaCTTGAAAATAAAGAACTATCAATATGGGAAAAATCACAGATTGAAATGTCAGTTCATAAAACAAGATAGATGTATGAAACATTGATAACAATCAATACGGGTAGCCCAAAGTGCTAAACTACAGCCAACTGCTGTTACTATGGAGGTGCTGCATTAagacccattcacaccagaaactgcacgtTTTTGACTGAATGTTTACATGCGTTCGAAGTGCGCTTGAGTGCATTTTGCGCTGCgtttgcagtgagtttttctatCCTTTTTTGGGTTTGGCTTTCTTGGCTTAAGGGTGCAcagtgcagtgcacttgtagtgtgttccctgcatttgcagtgcagaaaaatgaaGCATGCTATACTTTTTTCAACTGCGCTGAACTGCGCTTCAAttatgtgaactatgcccataggactaccttgattttgggctgtctatgcagttggagtgcagttcaaaatgcatccaactgcagcCAAATgcattcagtgtgaaagggcccttagagtcTGAGTGGGTGCTCGCTTTACAACTGTATAGagagacaaaagaaaaaaggaaaggcgcAAACCCCATATAGTGTAGCATATAGATTAAAGAAAAATGTAGTAAATTATAAAATTGCACTCACAAAATGAATAGCATATACTGAGCTAGACAATCTGAGAAGCACAGGAGAGTAGCCAGAAACCACGGCCTGAGGTGGAGGAAGAAGCTAGATTGCTTTGAAACGTGTCCCCGTCCTGCGCACATGCTTACCAGTGGCATTGGGCGGCTTCCAGTTTCGGGTCCTACCATCGGCTCTTCCGTAGACAAGTGAAAGTGGCTCCTTCCCATCATCGTGTGCTCCATCCCCATGCCAGTGGCCAGGGCTGGGGTTTCTGGATACTCTCCTAGCATACATGGCCCAGAGGTTTTCTCGGGTTGTCTCATTCAGTATATGCCATTCATTTTGTGAGTGCAATTTTACCATTTAATAAATTATTCTTTATTCTACTTGCTACACTTCGGGGTTtgcccttttccttttttctctacCACTTTATAAAAAATAATGACAAGCCACAGATATAtgggattctttttttttgtaattcttctgACCTCCTTCATAGTAATGTTGCGATGAGTCATCGAACGTCCTGTCGTAGCTCTGCTCCCCATAGGAAGATTGTTGGTAAGCGTACTCACTGTGTCCTTGAAACAGAGAATAAGCCCATCAAGCATCAAATAAAAGAAAATACAAATCACTGTATCAGGTTGAAGTGTCTGGAAACAGAACAATCTGTAATGTTCATATACCTACTAGACTTACCATCTGTGTAATACTGCTGGCTAATAGGTTCAGAGGAACTTTGGCTGTGTCCATACTGCTCGCTATAATACTCTTCCTGGCCAATGTATTGCTGTGCAGAGCCTGCAAGTATACAGAACAGATATTACACATATACAACCAGCCTCAGCTATGCAAGACAAAACACCGAGGCAATGAGGACTGCTCAATGTCCTTTACCCCTGAGGTTCCTGTTTACTGGACTGTGCAAAACAAGGCAGAATTAAAAGATGTACAGACAATATATTAATGGTAGAAAATCCTATAGAAGTGCTTTAAattggacctgaactcaaaaagttaacatttgctatgttatagggaacatcgaAAAGTTTTAACTGTGCCTACGcagcaccccaaaaaaaaaaaatctaccttttgCCTTGAATTCTTCCTGACAAATAGTCAGATAGTCAAATAGTGTGCACTCCAGTTCCATGTGCTTCATAGCTGTGAGATCATCAAAGGTACTGCAGCCTGTGACTGCTAGTTTAATGAGATTCAGTGATGCCACTTCTGTGCtgcactgttctccttgctgaaggggaagctgtacctgaggacctgcagtgcaaggatctccatgCTTGAGCTTCATTCACTCTATAGatctgtgcttcctcctcctctccaaGAGATTCATAGCTGTAACATCATCCAAGGCACTGctacctctgactgctagtctaaTGAGATTTGGTGATGTGTCTTTTGTGCTGCGCACAGTTCTCCTTGCTGAAGAGGAAGCTATACataaggacctgcagtgcaagaatCTCCTTGCTTGAGCTTCATTCATTCTATAGttctgtgcttcctcctcctctccataagCTACAAAGCTGTGAGATCAtacaaggcactgctgcctctgactgccagTCTAATAAGATTTGGTGATGCCAGTTCTGTGCtgcactgttctccttgctgaaggGGAAGCTGTACCTGACGACCTACAGTGCAAGAATCTCCTTGCTTGAGCTTCATTCTTTCTTTAGATCTGTGCTTCCTTCTTCTCTCCATGAGCTTCATGGCTGTGAGATCATCCAAGGCACTGCAGCCTGTGACTGCTAGTTTAATGAGATCTGGTAATGCCTCTTCTGTGCTGCAAACTGTTCTCCTTGCtaaagaggaagctgtacctgaggacctgtagTGCAAGGATCTCCTGGCTTGAGATTCATTCATTCTATaagtgcttcctcctcctctcctgctgcttcttgaatattACCCACTGCCCATTAGGTAATCAGTCATCTTGGGGTAGCTCTGAAATGAGGAAACAAAGCCCTGCTTCCACCAATACAGCTTTCTTCACACAGTAAAGAAGAGATAGAAATAGTGCCAGACCGATTAGTTAAAGGAGTCCACATCATTTGATTGGTTCACAGATAAAAAATAGCCAAAGCGTTTTAGAGCCCAAaaacactcccccttcatcagaccAGGGTCTTGAATGGTCTCAAGAAAATGCTTTCTTATTCTTTACCATTACTGCTAATAACACTGGTACCACTGGTCACTGATTCCCCTGATTCATTAACACCTTTCGCAAGCAGATTACCATAAGAAAGCTTAAGAGACCATTCAAGTTTTTGATTATatctcaagccctgatgaagggggggggtgtctttggctgttttttttttttttttgatctttgaaCTATTAAAGTGATTTGGAATCCTTTACCAATTGGTCTGGCGCTCCTTCTGTGTTCTGGGTGCTGTGCTCCGATTGACTGTTTGGTGCACAGCTTCCATGGTTCAGGTCCTCTTTAAAACACCAGAACCAATGGTTGTGATCGCAAAGTTGGCAAGAGATAATATTTGTAGTTGTTACTGCGGATTGCTGACACACCAGACGAATTGGGTCTCCTCACCTTGCTGTGTTGGTCTGTATGGTCCCAAAGGCCTCTGACCCATCATGCTGCTTCCTTGGTTACTCTGGCTCATTATTGAGATGGAAGATTGCCCTTGGTAGTGCTGACCTCCACCTTGTGCAGTGGTGTAATGCGAGCTGGCAGCTTGCTGGTGCATCATGGAAACTGTGGGAATATTATGGAGCAAAAAGACCATTTGTCAacatgctgtgaaatatcagaaGCAGATCTAAGCCACACTTTACAGTGGGCAACATTGgtcaaattaaaaaaacagtatggCCAAAGCTGCTTTGTCCTTACTTCTTTTATAGGTCATAAGAGTGAACTTACTTGTGCTCTCTCCAGTGACCCAGAAtaacagagccactccaggctctggaaggatctcgacaataatgttgggatccacccaaatgcctgactggcagctagctcagcctctcagtgcgccacaaagagcctgagccagctcctcccgcccccttaccagcctggtgctccagtgagcgttggaggggcagagcagaca contains:
- the SS18L1 gene encoding calcium-responsive transactivator isoform X2, whose product is MLDENHHLIQCIMDYQSKGKTAECTQYQQILHRNLVYLATIADSNQNMQSLLPAPPAQNINLGPGGMSQTGPSQTLHSQGNLSDALGASLPPSSLMQNQISNGPNHVSLQQSGQATMPTTSMSMAGSSHGTAPGYSHAVPSSQNLPMQSQGTIANYVSRANINLPTNPVSMMHQQAASSHYTTAQGGGQHYQGQSSISIMSQSNQGSSMMGQRPLGPYRPTQQGSAQQYIGQEEYYSEQYGHSQSSSEPISQQYYTDGHSEYAYQQSSYGEQSYDRTFDDSSQHYYEGGGTTQYSQQQSGYQQGAGQQQAYSQQQQYSNQQNYAGQQQQGYVPAQGSSSQYSTYQQGQSQPYSSYRTPQTASSAQQQRPYGYGEGQYGNYQQ
- the SS18L1 gene encoding calcium-responsive transactivator isoform X1, which produces MSVAFASARPRGKGEVTQQTIQKMLDENHHLIQCIMDYQSKGKTAECTQYQQILHRNLVYLATIADSNQNMQSLLPAPPAQNINLGPGGMSQTGPSQTLHSQGNLSDALGASLPPSSLMQNQISNGPNHVSLQQSGQATMPTTSMSMAGSSHGTAPGYSHAVPSSQNLPMQSQGTIANYVSRANINLPTNPVSMMHQQAASSHYTTAQGGGQHYQGQSSISIMSQSNQGSSMMGQRPLGPYRPTQQGSAQQYIGQEEYYSEQYGHSQSSSEPISQQYYTDGHSEYAYQQSSYGEQSYDRTFDDSSQHYYEGGGTTQYSQQQSGYQQGAGQQQAYSQQQQYSNQQNYAGQQQQGYVPAQGSSSQYSTYQQGQSQPYSSYRTPQTASSAQQQRPYGYGEGQYGNYQQ